From Nicotiana tabacum cultivar K326 chromosome 20, ASM71507v2, whole genome shotgun sequence, one genomic window encodes:
- the LOC107781457 gene encoding glucan endo-1,3-beta-glucosidase 11 codes for MGFSIKYFAVVILVILSPVTGTSIGVNYGQIADNLPPPEKVVPLVKSMGATRLKLYDADPRVLKAFANTNVEFIVSVGNEYLADMKDPAKAQAWVKTNVQAYLPATKITCIAVGNEVLTFNDTSLSNNLLPAMESVYAALVSLHLDKQVSVSTAHSLAILETSYPPSAGAFRRDLVDCITQVLDFHCKTGSYFQINAYPYFAYKANPKQVPLDYVLFQPNPGNVDPVTNLHYDNMLYAQIDAVHSALASIGYKNVCVQISETGWPSKGDGDEVGATPDNARKYNCNLIKLVSQKKGTPLRPNTNLNIYVFALFNENLKPGPTSERNYGLFKPDGSPSYPLGFAGINAVGTNSSSSSSPATGTGSSTSTSSSTPAWSSPDGYLSITSDSGRIQISLKSLVLRLHTVGLISLLFYQL; via the exons ATGGGATTTTCCATCAAATACTTTGCAGTTGTAATTTTAGTGATTTTGAGCCCTGTTACGGGGACTTCAATCGGCGTAAACTACGGTCAGATAGCTGATAACCTTCCTCCGCCGGAGAAAGTGGTTCCCTTAGTTAAGTCCATGGGCGCAACTAGACTGAAACTGTACGACGCAGATCCACGTGTACTCAAAGCCTTTGCAAATACTAACGTTGAGTTCATTGTTAGCGTCGGCAATGAGTACCTCGCCGATATGAAGGATCCTGCCAAAGCTCAGGCTTGGGTCAAAACCAACGTCCAAGCCTACTTACCGGCGACGAAAATCACTTGCATCGCCGTCGGAAATGAGGTTCTCACGTTTAACGACACTTCGCTTTCCAACAATCTCCTCCCGGCGATGGAAAGCGTTTATGCTGCGCTTGTTAGTCTTCACCTTGACAAACAAGTAAGCGTTAGCACCGCGCATTCCCTTGCAATTCTAGAAACTTCCTACCCGCCGTCCGCCGGAGCTTTTCGCCGGGATTTGGTCGACTGTATTACTCAGGTGTTGGATTTCCATTGTAAAACTGGCTCGTATTTTCAGATTAATGCTTACCCTTATTTTGCCTACAAGGCAAATCCGAAGCAAGTGCCGCTCGATTACGTGCTCTTTCAGCCTAATCCAGGGAATGTCGATCCTGTGACGAATCTCCACTACGATAATATGCTTTACGCTCAGATCGATGCAGTTCACTCTGCTTTAGCTTCAATTGGCTACAAAAATGTGTGCGTTCAGATCTCGGAGACTGGTTGGCCGTCGAAGGGAGACGGCGACGAGGTCGGAGCCACGCCGGATAATGCGAGGAAATACAATTGCAATCTCATCAAACTCGTGAGTCAAAAGAAGGGAACTCCATTGAGACCTAACACCAATTTGAATATTTACGTCTTTGCCTTGTTTAACGAGAACTTGAAGCCCGGTCCAACGTCGGAGCGCAATTACGGCCTTTTCAAGCCCGACGGATCACCTTCTTATCCCTTAGGATTCGCCGGAATCAACGCCGTCGGCACTAATAGCAGCAGTTCGAGTAGTCCTGCCACTGGCACCGGTTCTTCAACATCGACGTCGTCGTCAACGCCGGCCTGGAGTTCCCCGGACGGCTATCTATCCATTACTTCTGATTCG GGAAGAATCCAAATTTCTTTGAAATCCTTGGTTCTGCGACTTCACACAGTGGGTTTAATTTCACTGCTTTTCTACCAACTTTAA